GGTGGACGCCAAGGCGGTGCTGGAGGCGGTCTCGCCCGCCAAGGACGTGGACGGCTTCCATCCCATGAACGTCGGCTACCTCTCCACCCAGCGCCCAGGACTCACGCCCTGCACCCCCGCCGGCATCATGGAGATGCTGCGGCGCTACGAGATCCCCATCATGGGCGCGGAGGCGGTGGTGGTCGGCCGCAGCGACATCGTGGGCAAGCCCATGGCCATGCTGCTGCTCAACGCCAACGCCACCGTCACGGTCTGCCACTCCAAGACCCACGACCTGCCCAAGGTGTGCCACCGCGCCGACATCCTGGTGGCGGCCATGGGGCGCGCCGGCTTCGTCACTCGCGAGTTCGTCAAGCCCGGCGCCACCGTCATCGACGTGGGCATGAACAAGATCACCGAGCGCGCCGAGTTCGACCGCTACTTCAAGGGCAACGAGAAGCGCGAGGCCGCCTTCTTGAAGAACGGCTCCACCCTGATCGGCGACGTGCACCCCGAGGTGGCCGAGATCGCCGGCGCCCTCACTCCCGTGCCGGGAGGCGTGGGCCCGCTCACCATCGCCATGCTCATGGCCAACACCGTCAAGGCCTGCAAGCTGCGC
This Terriglobales bacterium DNA region includes the following protein-coding sequences:
- a CDS encoding bifunctional 5,10-methylenetetrahydrofolate dehydrogenase/5,10-methenyltetrahydrofolate cyclohydrolase → MAAILLDGNKISAEIKAEVAEEVKSLTDAGLRPGLAVVLAGHNPASEIYVANKVKTCEALGMLSEKYTPPDTVTTHELLELVHDMNRRDEIDGILVQLPLPKQVDAKAVLEAVSPAKDVDGFHPMNVGYLSTQRPGLTPCTPAGIMEMLRRYEIPIMGAEAVVVGRSDIVGKPMAMLLLNANATVTVCHSKTHDLPKVCHRADILVAAMGRAGFVTREFVKPGATVIDVGMNKITERAEFDRYFKGNEKREAAFLKNGSTLIGDVHPEVAEIAGALTPVPGGVGPLTIAMLMANTVKACKLRRGHTLKQPALTSERA